Sequence from the Candidatus Aegiribacteria sp. genome:
AATCTCAGGAACCATTCCCAAAAGGGGTTTGAAGTTTTGCCCGTTGGGGTCGCCATCTCTTATGAAATACGTACCACCCACTGTTAAATACGACATGGGAATTTCTTTCTAAATATTTCTAGAAGAGGGTCTTGATGCTGCCCCAAGTCGTTTCTGGAGTCGGACTTCACTTGCGACACCTGAATTAATCTCCAGAAGCTATTCTCTTAAAGTTGCAGAGTAATAGAATTCGCAAGTTGACAATGATACGTACATAATGTACATTACGTACAGATGACGAAAGGAAGGAACCCATGCCTGAAACTATTTCGACTGCCGATGCAAGAATGAATTTTTCAGATGTCATAAATAAGGTTGCTTACGGTAATGAACCAATCGTATTGACTCGTAGAGGTAAGAGCATTGCTGCACTTGTTTCCATTGCTGAACTTGAATTGCTTCAAAGGATCGAGGAGCATCTGGATATCGAAGATGCTAAAGCAGCTTTAGCTGAGCTTGGTGAGAATATTTCAGCTGAAGAAGTGTGGAAATCTCTAGGTCTCTGATCAGTGACACATTCCATTGAATTCAGACCTGCCGCTCTAAAAAATCTTAAACGGTTTCCAAAACGTGACTTAGTTCGAATCAGGAAGAGAATTGAGGAACTTGGAAATAGCCTGCCTGACCCGAAAACAACCAAAATGAGAGGGAAGAATTCTTTCCATAGAATTCGCTCTGGAGATTATCGTATTATCTATGAGATACATTCAGCTAGATTGGTCATTCTTATAGTTAAGGTTGGTCATCGCAGGGATGTTTATAGAAATCTCACCTAGGATTTTCGAATATCAGTCAGTAGACAAGTGTTTGTAAGTTGGGAACAAATTCTCTTCAGGTGATTCATATTCTGCTCAGCGATAATAACCATTTCCAAACGGGGTTTGAAGTTTTGCCCGTTGGGGTCGTCATTCTCTATCCGATGAACATCAACAGCGAGAATACCGCTCTGAGAATCAAGTCTAACACAAATTAAATAAAGTGACTTTAAAATCCATTTGACATCTGGACAATTTCTTACTAAATACTGTTTGGGAGAGTGATTCATGAGCAGTATGCTGATTCTTCTGTTGTTTACGGCAGTTCCCGAGATTCTCTGGACTGCATTCACTGAAACTGGTGTCAGCGCTGTCGAGAGTACAAGTGACATTAACGGCAACGGATCAACTGATATTGTGGTCACACTTCCCCAAACTTTTCCAACATCACCAGGTCTTTATTGTCTTGATGGTCTCGCAGGTATTGAGATATGGTCCAGTGACTCGGTCCCCGGCACCAAGACCCATGAAGCTCTATGTATAATCCCAGACATTAATGATGACGGGATAAATGATATCGCATTATCTACAGGCTGGGGCAGTGGATCCTTTGACCTCAGTACAATCGCTGTATCAGGAGCTGACGGTAGTATCATCTGGAGTACTGCTCTGGATAATAAAGGGCCTTACTATGGATATGATACGGAATTCACTGATGCAGTAATTGACAGCTGCCGTATGGTTCACACCAGTTATAATGACAATGGATATGATAGATGGGTCAAATTCAAAAGCTACAATGCTGAAACAGGTGAAGAGATCTGGTCATACTCCGTATTAACACTAATTCCAGATATTCTTCCAATGGCTGATTTCTCCGGGAACGGTTGTGGTGAGTTGGCTCTGGCTGTTTCAAGAGGAACAGTTATGGGGGGCTGGTTTGAGATAAAGGATGGCTTAACAGGGGAGAATCTTTTTTGGCTTAGTAGCTGGTTCCCTGAATCTTTTGCAGCCAGTCATCCCTCGGAATACCCATTACTTTGTGTTAATCAGAATACAAACCCTCCGCAAATAAGAGTATTCAGTTTTCCTGGTGCTGTTGAGATTCTCACCTTTGACTGGATTCCTTACTGGTGGCAGTTCTTCGTAACAAACATCAACGGTGAGTATTATCGACTTCCTGAACTGGTACTTGTTAATTCCAACGAGATATGTTTTATATCACCGGACAATGGCGAAACGCTTGCGATATATCAGATAGGATCACCTGTTCATTGCATAGAAACATTCGAATACAATAATACCTTCAATTTTCCCATGGGAACTAATTCAGGGCTTACTTTAGCCTTATACAGCTCGTCCGATACTGGAGTTGAATGGAATCTCCCACTTCCTCAGGCTGTTTATGATATCAGTTTGATCACATCGAGTAATTATCCAACCCCTCTTATTGCTGCAGCAATGTCAGGTGAAAATGGTGGTGTGGTTGCTGTAACTACATCATCACAAACTGGTATTACAGAGAATGTACCTTTCGTAGGGCAACCTTCCTGGAGGCCGATCTCTAACCCTTCATCAGGGGGCGTGTTTCTTGTTTCCGAATCTGAAATCCGCTTGTCACTTGGTTTTTATGATATCTCCGGCAGGCTTTGCGAGCGGTATATGTTGGAACCTGGAGAAACACAATTCTTCTATGCTCCTCCTGGTGTTTACCTGATTCATACAGAAGAGTATCCAGACATTCTTTCTCAAAAGATCATTGTTCTTGAATAGTAGCTTTTGAAAGCAGCATAAGCCATTCCCAAAAGGGGTTTGAAGTTTTGCCCGTTGGGGTCGCCATCTCTAAAGAAAAACGTGCCACCCACTGTTAAATACGACATGGGAATTCTCTTTTTAGAAATTTCTAGAAGAGGGTCTTGATGCTGCCCCAGGTTTCAGGTTCAAGAGCACTCACAAGCTCTCCGTGCAATACAAAGAATGCGTCGACTTCACCCCACCATGTATCCATGCTTACCCAAACACCACTGCCGTCATCCCACCACGCACAATCCTCAACGCAATACCAACTGAAAAGGATAAATGTGTTGGCAGTGGCTTCCGCCTGGATCTCAAGGTAATAGTGAGAATCAGCGCTTAGTTCCGGGTAAATATCTGCATCTATTACGCAGTGAACCTCGTAGATGTCAAAGCCCCAGCTGACGTCACCTGTAAATGTACTGGTGCAGGGAATACTCTCAGACCATACATCTGTATTCGTATTAGGATCTGAATCATTTGTGTCATCCTCAGATATGACCATGTTCATTTCTGAAGCATGTTCACCTGTCCATAGGACCCAGATATAGATGTCTGTTATATAGTAATTGTCATCGAGCTCGAAATCATCACAGAACCAGCGGTTTAAAATGCTATATATTGAGACAGCATTATCTAACAACTCCAAACTGTAAGGCTGCGAATATACTACACCGTCAGTCATGACAACCTCAATCGGACCGGTTCCCTGATCGTGACGGGGACTCAGGATAAGAGGCTGATCAGCCAGGATAGAAGCTATGGATAAGAAGAGCAATGTAAAAAGGAGTCTCTTCATTGTAATATCTCCTTTCATTAACAATAACCCAAATAGAGTGTAGAGTATTTATACTTCTATGTCAAGATACAGTTATAGCATCAGAGTTCATTAGCTCTGCAAGTTTCTTAGCCTGGTATTGAAAAAGTTCGAACTTTGGAACAGAAAGGTCGCCATCTCTAAAGAAAAACGTGCCACCCACTGTTAAATACGACATGGGAATTCTCTTTTTAGAAATTTCTAGAAGAGGGTCTTGATGCTGCCCCAGGTTTCAGGCTTAAGAGCATTCACAGGCTCTCCGTAGAAATCGAAGACCAGATCCAGAGGTTCACCGAACATATATTCGGATTCTACCCATACACCGGAACCGTCATCGTACCAGCAGTAGTCACCAATAGAATTTATATATACAAGAATAAAGCAGTTGTCGTTAACGTCAGCCTGGGTTTCGAAGTAGTAGTGGACACCCGCATCAAGCTCAGGATAAACGTCTGCGTTAATGGTGCAGTAGGTCTCGTAGATGTCATAACCCCAGCCAGTATCGCCTGTGAAGGTGTTTGTGCAGGGTACGCTTTCTACCCAAATATCGGTGTTGGTGTTGGGATCGGAATCACCGGTATCATCTTCGGAAATGACGAAGTTCATCATTGAGCCCATTTCACCTGTCCACATCATCCAGACGCAGATCTCCGTAACATAGTAGTTATCATCAAGCTCAAAGTCATCACAGAGCCAACGGTTACCACCGCTGTAAATACTGATACCGGTAAACAGATTTGCATAACAGTAAGTCTGCGAATAAACCAACCCATCAATCTCAATCGGATCGGTTCCTTGAACGTGACGGGAACTCAAAACAATATGCTGATCAGCCATGATAGAAGCTGTGGATAACAGGAGCAATGCGAAAACGAGTTTTTTTATTGTACACCTCCTTATACTGAAAATGAACTTACATAGAGTGTAGACTATTATTTATTCTATGTCAAGATACGGTATTGGTACCAGTGATTTGTTCGATCATTTATGGTCTCGGACATCACTTGCATCTTTTGTGTTAATTTCCTGATTATATGCAGGATTAGTGTGATTCGTTGCAGTCGATTCTGACAGAAGCAGTAGTAACTCTGGTGAATATTCTGATTAGCATCATACGCGAATGAAATTCCGGAGCTATTTCCTAACCTGTTCCTTAATCCGCATGGACAGGTTTGACATGACAATGCAATTCCTGGTATTGTCTTTCCAGAACAGGAAAGCTGTGAATAAATATTCGGTTATTTTTTCAAGAATTGTCCTATATATGAATTCTATGGTTCTCTATGAACGGTTGAGAGGTTTCCATGAGAAATCAAAAAGTTTTTGATACAGAAGATATCCTTTCTGAAAGTGGTGTTAGGGATCTCTTCAAACAGATGGACGTGAACAAATCGGATATACTTATTAAACAGGATAATCCAGGGACTGATCTATTTGTCGTTGAATCCGGTCAATTCGTTGTAACTGATGATAAAGGGGGAAGTCGGGTTATTGATACGCTCGGAAAAGGTGATGTGTTCGGTGAAATGGCCTTCCTTGGTGGAGAAAAACGTTCAGCTACTGTTACTGCGAACACTGCCGGAACCGTCTTGATGCTCTCCCGGAAACCATTTGTAGAATTTCTAAGAATTGAGCCCATCCCCGGAACTCGATTTCTTCTTTTCCTTGAAAAATCCATGGTTGACAGACTCAGAAAGGCAGATGCCCTAAGATCTCTTATCTTAAATGACCAGAACCTCAGCGAACGTAAAAAACTCAGAAAGCTGAGAACTGATATCCGGGCTCGTAATAGAAAGCCCCTGTTTTCAGCCGATGATCCAATACTTTCCGAAACGTGTCACTGGATTTACGCCCATGATAATCAGATCCTATTCAGGCAGGAGGACAGAAGTACAGATCTTTTCATCATCAGAAAAGGAAAGGTGGCTATCCTGGACGATGATTCCGGAGGATATATTCTTGGTTCTTTTGGACCAAATGATGTTTTTGGAGAACGGTCATTCCTTGATAACAAACCAAGAGCAGCCATCGCGAAGGTAATTGGAAACGCTGAAATACTGATGCTGTCAAGAGGCACTATGCTCGAACTCCTCGTTACAAACAGTACCAATGTCATCAATCTGAATCTAGGTCTTGGAAGTCTTCTGGCCAGGAGACTCAGTATGGCTAATGAAACTCTAAGACTCCTATCATCTGAGGAACTGAAA
This genomic interval carries:
- a CDS encoding cyclic nucleotide-binding domain-containing protein — its product is MRNQKVFDTEDILSESGVRDLFKQMDVNKSDILIKQDNPGTDLFVVESGQFVVTDDKGGSRVIDTLGKGDVFGEMAFLGGEKRSATVTANTAGTVLMLSRKPFVEFLRIEPIPGTRFLLFLEKSMVDRLRKADALRSLILNDQNLSERKKLRKLRTDIRARNRKPLFSADDPILSETCHWIYAHDNQILFRQEDRSTDLFIIRKGKVAILDDDSGGYILGSFGPNDVFGERSFLDNKPRAAIAKVIGNAEILMLSRGTMLELLVTNSTNVINLNLGLGSLLARRLSMANETLRLLSSEELKERAEVSRLLSEMRKSLRIQALH
- a CDS encoding type II toxin-antitoxin system Phd/YefM family antitoxin; its protein translation is MPETISTADARMNFSDVINKVAYGNEPIVLTRRGKSIAALVSIAELELLQRIEEHLDIEDAKAALAELGENISAEEVWKSLGL
- a CDS encoding type II toxin-antitoxin system RelE/ParE family toxin, whose protein sequence is MTHSIEFRPAALKNLKRFPKRDLVRIRKRIEELGNSLPDPKTTKMRGKNSFHRIRSGDYRIIYEIHSARLVILIVKVGHRRDVYRNLT